One Phaseolus vulgaris cultivar G19833 chromosome 2, P. vulgaris v2.0, whole genome shotgun sequence DNA window includes the following coding sequences:
- the LOC137809621 gene encoding putative SNAP25 homologous protein SNAP30 isoform X2: MFGFRKAAPPPTEADKETTLTAEKRTVSEPVLPVQKSKGNYFDEDDDDWGRKPSSTASKDKDRYKNGFRDSGGLENQSVQELENYAVYKSEETTKSVDNCLRIAEDIRGEATKTLEMLHEQGDQITRTHNMVVDTEKDLSRGEKLLNNLGGMFSKPWKPKKTKNIQGPVITPEKTGKKDIHNKEDREKLGLAPVPKGRSAPTTPPNESDSAYQKVDYEKAKQDDALSDLSDILGDLKGMAIGMGSELDRQNKALDHLGDDVDEMNSRVKGANQRARKLVDK; the protein is encoded by the exons ATGTTTGGGTTTAGAAAAGCAGCGCCACCACCAACTGAAGCGGATAAGGAGACAACCCTTACTGCAGAAAAAAGAACAGTTTCAGAACCTGTCCTCCCAGTTCAAAAATCCAAAGGAAACTATTtcgatgaagatgatgatgattggGGGAGGAAGCCTTCCTCCACTGCATCAAAAGACAAAGACAGGTACAAGAATGGTTTCCGTGACTCTGGGGGGCTAGAGAACCAAAGTGTTCAGGAGCTGGAAAACTATGCAGTGTACAAGTCTGAGGAGACAACAAAGAGTGTCGACAATTGTTTGAGGATTGCTGAGGACATCAGAGGGGAAGCCACAAAGACCCTTGAGATGTTGCACGAGCAGGGTGATCAGATAACCAGGACCCACAATATGGTTGTTGATACTGAGAAGGATTTGAGTAGG GGTGAAAAACTCTTAAACAATCTTGGGGGCATGTTCTCCAAACCCTGGAAGCCAAAGAAGACCAAGAATATCCAAGGCCCTGTAATCACACCAG AAAAGACGGGGAAAAAGGATATACATAATAAGGAAGATAGGGAGAAGTTGGGTTTAGCTCCTGTGCCTAAGGGACGCTCAGCCCCTACCACACCTCCTAATGAATCTGACAGTGCCTATCAGAAAGTGGAT TATGAGAAAGCTAAACAAGACGATGCACTCTCGGATCTAAGTGACATCTTGGGTGATTTGAAGGGTATGGCAATTGGCATGGGATCTGAACTTGACAG GCAAAACAAAGCTCTTGATCATCTTGGTGACGATGTTGATGAGATGAACTCTAGAGTCAAAGGTGCCAACCAGCGTGCACGCAAATTAGTAGATAAGTGA
- the LOC137809621 gene encoding putative SNAP25 homologous protein SNAP30 isoform X1 produces the protein MFGFRKAAPPPTEADKETTLTAEKRTVSEPVLPVQKSKGNYFDEDDDDWGRKPSSTASKDKDRYKNGFRDSGGLENQSVQELENYAVYKSEETTKSVDNCLRIAEDIRGEATKTLEMLHEQGDQITRTHNMVVDTEKDLSRGEKLLNNLGGMFSKPWKPKKTKNIQGPVITPEKTGKKDIHNKEDREKLGLAPVPKGRSAPTTPPNESDSAYQKVDVSALFYVMLCLLSIGFSQVTFSLYYLVVLLKQYEKAKQDDALSDLSDILGDLKGMAIGMGSELDRQNKALDHLGDDVDEMNSRVKGANQRARKLVDK, from the exons ATGTTTGGGTTTAGAAAAGCAGCGCCACCACCAACTGAAGCGGATAAGGAGACAACCCTTACTGCAGAAAAAAGAACAGTTTCAGAACCTGTCCTCCCAGTTCAAAAATCCAAAGGAAACTATTtcgatgaagatgatgatgattggGGGAGGAAGCCTTCCTCCACTGCATCAAAAGACAAAGACAGGTACAAGAATGGTTTCCGTGACTCTGGGGGGCTAGAGAACCAAAGTGTTCAGGAGCTGGAAAACTATGCAGTGTACAAGTCTGAGGAGACAACAAAGAGTGTCGACAATTGTTTGAGGATTGCTGAGGACATCAGAGGGGAAGCCACAAAGACCCTTGAGATGTTGCACGAGCAGGGTGATCAGATAACCAGGACCCACAATATGGTTGTTGATACTGAGAAGGATTTGAGTAGG GGTGAAAAACTCTTAAACAATCTTGGGGGCATGTTCTCCAAACCCTGGAAGCCAAAGAAGACCAAGAATATCCAAGGCCCTGTAATCACACCAG AAAAGACGGGGAAAAAGGATATACATAATAAGGAAGATAGGGAGAAGTTGGGTTTAGCTCCTGTGCCTAAGGGACGCTCAGCCCCTACCACACCTCCTAATGAATCTGACAGTGCCTATCAGAAAGTGGATGTAAGTGCTTTGTTCTATGTAATGTTATGCCTATTAAGTATTGGTTTTTCTCAAGTAACCTTTTCTCTGTATTATCTCGTGGTGTTACTAAAACAGTATGAGAAAGCTAAACAAGACGATGCACTCTCGGATCTAAGTGACATCTTGGGTGATTTGAAGGGTATGGCAATTGGCATGGGATCTGAACTTGACAG GCAAAACAAAGCTCTTGATCATCTTGGTGACGATGTTGATGAGATGAACTCTAGAGTCAAAGGTGCCAACCAGCGTGCACGCAAATTAGTAGATAAGTGA